The genomic interval TCGTTTCAATTACGCTATCTTTGCACTTTGAATTTTTATAATGGAAAAGATTATTGAAGAAAGCAAACAAGGCGAAAGTCTTGTTTTAGAAAATAAACCTGAGAATACTAAAAAACTTTTTATAGAAAGTTACGGTTGTGCGATGAATTTTTCGGACAGTGAAGTCGTAGCTTCCATTTTGTCTGACGGAGGATATAACACCACTTCTGTTCTAGAAGAAGCCGATTTGGTTTTGGTAAATACTTGTTCGATTCGTGATAAAGCAGAACAAACTATTCGTAAGCGTCTTGAGAAATATAATGCTGTAAAACGTACAAATCCAAAAATGAAAGTGGGCGTTTTAGGCTGTATGGCTGAGCGTTTGAAAAGTCAGTTTTTAGAAGAAGAAAAAATAGTAGATCTTGTTGTTGGCCCTGATGCTTATAAAGATCTTCCGAATTTATTGGCGGAAGTTGAAGAAGGACGTGACGCCATTAATGTAATTTTATCGAAAGAAGAGACTTACGGAGATATTTCGCCAGTTCGTTTAATGAGTAACGGAATTACCGCTTTGGTTTCCATCACTCGCGGATGCGATAATATGTGTACGTTCTGCGTTGTACCTTTTACACGCGGACGCGAACGCAGTCGTGAACCTCAAAGTATTATGGCCGAAATTCAAGATTTGTGGAGTAAAGGTTTTAAAGAAATCACTCTTCTTGGGCAAAACGTTGACAGTTATCTTTGGTACGGAGGCGGATTGAAAAAAGATTTTGTAAACGCTTCTGAAATGCAAAAAGCAACAGCGGTTGATTTTGATCAATTACTTGAAATGGTTGCTGTCGGTTTTCCTAAAATGCGTATTCGATTTTCGACTTCAAATCCGCAGGATATGCATGAAAGTATTTTGCATGTTATAGCTAAATATCCAAATATCTGCAAACACATTCACTTGCCGGTTCAATCTGGAAGTAATAGAATTTTAAAAGAAATGAATCGTCTGCATTCTCGCGAAGAATATATGGCTTTAATTGACAAAATCAGAGCAATTGTTCCAGATGCTTCAATTTCTCAAGATATGATTGCTGGTTTCCCAACAGAAACTGAAGAAGATCACCAAGATACAATGAGTTTGATGGAATATGTAAAATATAATTTCGGTTATATGTATTCGTATTCTGAACGTCCTGGAACTTTGGCTGGAAGAAAAATGAAAGATGATGTTGAGGAAGAAACTAAAGCTAGAAGATTACAGGAAATTGTTGATTTACAGCAAAAACATGCTTGGTTTAGAAGCGAAGAGTTTGTTGGAAAAACGGTTGAAGTTTTAGTAGAAAAAGTTTCTAAAAAATCTAAAGAAGAATTCTCTGGAAGAAATTCTCAAAGCATAACAGTAGTTTTCCCAAAAGAGAATTACAAAATTGGAGATTTCGTAAACGTAAAAATTACAAGTTGTACAAGTGGAACTTTAAAAGGTGAAGCGGTTGGGCTTAGTAGCATGAATTAATTTTTTTTCGCCACAAATTCCACGAATTTACACGAATTTTCTTTCAAGATTTTCTATAGATTTGTTTTAAAAAACAATTATGGAATTATATAGAAAAGACGAATATTATAAAATTGTTGGAATTTGCATGGAAGTTCATAGAATATTAGGAGGTGGCCTTCTGGAAATTGTTTACAAAGATGCATTAGAATATGAATTTAGAAAACATAATATTCCATATGAACGTGAAAAAGAATATAACATTCAATATAAAGAAATTGTTTTAGCGCATAAATTCTATGCTGATTTCGTGGTTTATGATGAAATCATTTTAGAAGTAAAAGCATCAAAAGAAATCATTGATGAATATACTGCTCAAACAATAAATTATTTAAAATTAGCTGATAGTGATTTAGGAATTATCGTTAATTTTAACAAAAAGACATTACAGCACAAAAGAGTTATTCATTGACCACTTTTCAAAAATTTGTGAAATTCGAGAAATTCGTGGCAAACAAAAAATACAAGCCAAAGTTTTAGGCAAAACCTGAAACAAATAAAACTTGAAACAAAATCTATATGGAAACAGTTCAAGCAATAAAACAACGATTTGAGATTATTGGAAATGATCCAAAATTAAATCGTGCTATCGAAAAAGCCATTCAGGTTGCTCCAACTGATATTTCGGTTATGGTAACTGGGGAAAGTGGTGTTGGTAAAGAAAATATTCCTAGAATTATACATTCGCTTTCGCACAGAAAACATGGTAAATATATTGCCGTAAACTGCGGTGCAATTCCGGAAGGAACTATTGACAGTGAACTTTTCGGACACGAAAAAGGAGCTTTTACAGGTGCAACTAGCACACGTGAAGGCTATTTTGAAGTTGCCGACGGCGGAACCATCTTTCTTGATGAAGTTGGTGAATTACCATTGACAACTCAAGTAAGATTACTTCGTGTTTTAGAAAATGGTGAGTTTATAAAAGTGGGTTCTTCGCAGGTTCAAAAAACCAATGTTAGAATTGTAGCTGCAACAAACGTGAACTTATTTAATGCAATCGAAAAAGGAAAATTCCGTGAGGATTTGTATTATCGTTTAAGTACGGTAGAAATTACTTTACCTCCTTTAAGAGAAAGAAACGACGATATTCACTTATTGTTTAGAAAATTTGTTGCCGATTTTGCTCACAAATACAAAATGCCTCCTTTAAGATTGGATGATGATGCCGTTCAGCTTTTGCAAAAATTTAGATGGAGCGGAAATATTCGTCAGCTTCGAAATGTTGCCGAACAGATTTCTGTTTTAGAAACCAATCGTGATATTACTTTAGCAACTTTACAATCTTATTTGCCTGCCGAAGGAAGCAACTTGCCTTCTGTAATCAACGACAGCAAAAAAGAAAGTGATTTCAGCACAGAAAGAGACATATTATATAAGGTACTTTTTGATATGAAAAGTGATCTTAATGATTTGAAAAAACTGACTCTGGAATTAATGAAAAATGGAGCTTCTAAAGTTCAAGACATTAATCCGAATTTAATTCAGAAAATATACGGAAATCAGCAAAACGATAGCGAAATTGATTTTGAAGAAGAACCAAGAACTGCGGTTATGACACCAACTGTTCGCGAAGAAAATTATCAAATTCCAGACGATAACTATTTATTTGCTGAAACAATAGAAGAAGAGGAAATTTTACGTTTGGAACAGAAAGAAATAGAAATGATCAAAAAATCATTAGAAAAAAACAAAGGAAAACGTAAGGCTGCTGCAGATGAATTAGGAATTTCAGAAAGAACCTTATACCGCAAAATCAAACAATTCGACCTATAATAAATCTCAAATATTTATCCCGAGGCTTCGGGACCTAATCCCAAATTGGTATATTTGGCAAGATTTGGAATTTGAAATTTCAAAACACTTGGAATTTGATTAATAAACATTATGAAAAAAATATATTCTCTTTTTGCATTTTTGAGCCTTTTTATGTTGAGTGGCTGTTCGGTTTACAATTTTACCGGAACTGGTACAATTGATGGCAAAACATTTCAAGTTAATTTCTTCCATAACAATGCAGATTTGATTGAGCCTGGAATTGATAGAACTTTCACATTGGCTTTGCAAGATCTGATTATGAATCAAACCAACTTAAACTTGGTTCCAAATGGAGGTGACTTAGTTTACGAAGGAGAAATTACCGATTACAGAACCACTCCAATGACCGCAACAGCTGTTGGTGCAAATGGTGAGGTTGGTGCCGCACAAAACCGTTTAACTATTCGCGTTAATGTACGTTTTACCAATAAAAAGAAAGAAAAAGATGATTTTGAAAAATCTTTCGAATTCTATTATGACTTTTCAGGACAGCAGCTTCCAACAGGAACAGTTCTAAACGACGCTATAAAAACTATTTTCGAAAGAATTACCCAAGACATCTTTAATGAATCTTTGGCAAAATGGTAAACTTTATTTGTTGAATCGTTTAATCGTTGAACCGTTTATTCGAAAAAAACAAGTAAACAATTAACCGATTAAACAATTAACCGATTAAACAAAAAAAATGAACGTTACCGATTATACCTACTTAATGAACAAACCCGATGCTATTACAGAAAAGCAGGCGGACGCATTAGGAAGTGTTTTGAATGAGTTTCCTTATTTTCAAAGTGCTCGCGCTTTACGGTTAAAAGGACTTTACAATCAAAATAGCTTTAAGTATAATTATGCTCTAAAAGTTACAGCAGCACACACATCTGATCGTTCGGTTTTATTTGATTTTATTACATCGGAAATTTTTACTTCTATTCAAAACGATTTTTACGAACAAAAACTAAGAGATCTTCTTGAAATTACTGTTTTTGAAAGTGAAATAATTTCACCAGAACAAATTAGAAAAGCAATTGAAGTAAAAACAGAAGTTGAAGAACAGCCTATTTCAGAAACCATAAAAGTAACTGAAACTGCTAATATTGTAAATCCTGTTAAAACGGAAGACGTTAAAAAGGTTCCAGAAATAGATCCATCAATTTTTCTTGCCATTAAAGAAGCTCAGTCTATAACTTTTGAGAAACCAATAAAAACGGAAGAACCAAAAACACTTCCAGTAATTGACGAATCTATTTTTGACACAATTAAACAGGCGCAATTGGTAACGTATGAAAAACCTGTTGCTGAAGAAGAAAATGATGCAACTGTTGTTGAAGAGTCTATTTTAGAATCCACAAAAGAAACTGAAAATGCATCATTTACAGAAACAACAAAAACGGAACAACCTACAATTGATCGTATTGAAAACTCTATTTTAAGTTCGATTAAAGTTTCTGAGACACCTTCTGTAAAAGAATCTGAAGCTATAATTGCAACAGAAGAACAAAAATTTGATCGTGTTGAAAATTCGATTTTAAGCTCAATCAAAGAAGCAGAATCTGCAAATGCAGAACAGCTTTCAAAAATTGAAGAAGTAAAAGAAGGACCTATTATAGAAGAGCCTTCTCAAAATTCGCATGAAGACGAAGACGATGACAGTGTTATCGAGGAAATGATCATTCCAGAATTTAAAATGAATCCTGTTGAGCGATCTATTCTTTCTTCAATTAAAGAAGCCGAAATAAAAACACCTGAAGCACCAAAAGAAGTAATTCAAGAAGTTGTAAAAGCTGAAGAGAAGGATGAAGAAGAAATCAAGGAAGAAAATGAAGAGCCAATTGAAGAAATAATCGAGGAAGAAGAATCTAATGAACCTGCAAAAACAGCTGCAGAACATTTAGAAATTGGAAAACCATTAGATTTTTCTCTTAGCGAAAAACATTCATTCCAAGAATGGCTTCAATTATCTCGAACAGAACCAATTGACCGCTCGAACGAAATTTCTCCAGAGGAACAAGCTAAAATTGAAGCTGCAAAAGAAGAAGAAAGACAAAAAAAGGCTGAAATTATAGATAAATTTATCGAAAACAATCCGAAAATCTCTCCAATAAAACCTGGAACAAGTGCTCCAGTAGTCCAAATTGAGAGCAATATTGAGGACAATTCTTATCTGATGA from Flavobacterium sp. YJ01 carries:
- a CDS encoding GxxExxY protein; the protein is MELYRKDEYYKIVGICMEVHRILGGGLLEIVYKDALEYEFRKHNIPYEREKEYNIQYKEIVLAHKFYADFVVYDEIILEVKASKEIIDEYTAQTINYLKLADSDLGIIVNFNKKTLQHKRVIH
- the miaB gene encoding tRNA (N6-isopentenyl adenosine(37)-C2)-methylthiotransferase MiaB, with product MEKIIEESKQGESLVLENKPENTKKLFIESYGCAMNFSDSEVVASILSDGGYNTTSVLEEADLVLVNTCSIRDKAEQTIRKRLEKYNAVKRTNPKMKVGVLGCMAERLKSQFLEEEKIVDLVVGPDAYKDLPNLLAEVEEGRDAINVILSKEETYGDISPVRLMSNGITALVSITRGCDNMCTFCVVPFTRGRERSREPQSIMAEIQDLWSKGFKEITLLGQNVDSYLWYGGGLKKDFVNASEMQKATAVDFDQLLEMVAVGFPKMRIRFSTSNPQDMHESILHVIAKYPNICKHIHLPVQSGSNRILKEMNRLHSREEYMALIDKIRAIVPDASISQDMIAGFPTETEEDHQDTMSLMEYVKYNFGYMYSYSERPGTLAGRKMKDDVEEETKARRLQEIVDLQQKHAWFRSEEFVGKTVEVLVEKVSKKSKEEFSGRNSQSITVVFPKENYKIGDFVNVKITSCTSGTLKGEAVGLSSMN
- a CDS encoding sigma-54 dependent transcriptional regulator; translation: METVQAIKQRFEIIGNDPKLNRAIEKAIQVAPTDISVMVTGESGVGKENIPRIIHSLSHRKHGKYIAVNCGAIPEGTIDSELFGHEKGAFTGATSTREGYFEVADGGTIFLDEVGELPLTTQVRLLRVLENGEFIKVGSSQVQKTNVRIVAATNVNLFNAIEKGKFREDLYYRLSTVEITLPPLRERNDDIHLLFRKFVADFAHKYKMPPLRLDDDAVQLLQKFRWSGNIRQLRNVAEQISVLETNRDITLATLQSYLPAEGSNLPSVINDSKKESDFSTERDILYKVLFDMKSDLNDLKKLTLELMKNGASKVQDINPNLIQKIYGNQQNDSEIDFEEEPRTAVMTPTVREENYQIPDDNYLFAETIEEEEILRLEQKEIEMIKKSLEKNKGKRKAAADELGISERTLYRKIKQFDL
- a CDS encoding LptE family protein, which gives rise to MKKIYSLFAFLSLFMLSGCSVYNFTGTGTIDGKTFQVNFFHNNADLIEPGIDRTFTLALQDLIMNQTNLNLVPNGGDLVYEGEITDYRTTPMTATAVGANGEVGAAQNRLTIRVNVRFTNKKKEKDDFEKSFEFYYDFSGQQLPTGTVLNDAIKTIFERITQDIFNESLAKW